The following are encoded together in the Magnetospirillum gryphiswaldense MSR-1 v2 genome:
- a CDS encoding periplasmic heavy metal sensor, with translation MDFRRLRPWILTASLLANGFLAGVLVVDRPPPPGPPKPGDIVEKMAATLPAADARILRQAAGDQGLLDVDRDQSEQHRRIGMLMQAEPFDAEAFRQAVTDLSSRREQAGDRIGKALIQAIPQMSTAGRQALSRLGPPPPKQPD, from the coding sequence ATGGATTTTCGCCGTCTCCGCCCGTGGATCCTGACCGCGTCGCTGCTGGCCAACGGCTTTTTGGCCGGCGTGCTGGTGGTCGATCGCCCACCGCCACCCGGCCCACCCAAACCCGGCGACATCGTCGAGAAGATGGCCGCCACCCTACCCGCCGCCGACGCCCGCATCCTGCGTCAGGCCGCCGGTGACCAGGGCCTGCTTGATGTCGACCGCGACCAGTCAGAGCAGCACCGGCGCATCGGCATGCTGATGCAAGCCGAGCCTTTCGACGCCGAGGCCTTCCGTCAGGCGGTCACCGATTTGTCCAGCCGGCGCGAACAGGCCGGCGACCGCATCGGCAAGGCCCTGATTCAAGCTATTCCACAGATGTCTACCGCCGGTCGTCAGGCCTTGTCGCGCCTGGGGCCGCCGCCGCCCAAACAGCCAGACTAG
- a CDS encoding RNA polymerase sigma factor, translated as MTAPPSDQDLLQATAQGDRWAFAALMERHTPFALALAMRMLGNADDAEEVAQEAFLRVWRKAPDWDGDGGARFTTWLYRVVINLCTDRKRRKPIVAMDDIDEPPDPGPDGLERLAQGQMQKLVSQALNHLPERQRAAIALCHLGETTNAQAAETLGISVSALESLLVRGRRGLRDYLSRQGFAASGDLL; from the coding sequence ATGACCGCCCCGCCCTCGGACCAGGATTTGTTGCAGGCCACGGCCCAGGGCGACCGCTGGGCCTTTGCCGCCTTGATGGAGCGTCACACCCCGTTCGCCCTGGCCCTGGCCATGCGCATGCTGGGCAATGCCGACGATGCCGAGGAGGTGGCGCAGGAAGCCTTTTTGCGGGTATGGCGCAAGGCCCCCGACTGGGATGGCGACGGCGGCGCCCGCTTCACCACCTGGCTTTACCGGGTGGTGATCAATCTGTGCACCGACCGCAAACGGCGCAAGCCGATTGTGGCCATGGACGACATCGACGAACCGCCCGATCCCGGCCCCGACGGCCTGGAGCGATTGGCCCAGGGACAGATGCAAAAGCTGGTGTCCCAGGCCCTGAACCACCTGCCCGAGCGCCAGCGCGCCGCCATCGCGCTGTGTCATCTGGGCGAGACCACCAATGCCCAGGCCGCCGAAACCCTGGGAATCAGTGTTTCGGCGCTGGAATCGCTGCTGGTGCGGGGGCGCCGCGGCTTGCGGGATTATCTGTCGCGGCAAGGATTCGCCGCATCGGGAGATTTGCTATGA
- the atzF gene encoding allophanate hydrolase — MFSLDIDHLKNAYASGSLTPAQVLDQVYDRIASMGERPVWISLIPKDQALAQLQQAPKGRLWGIPFAVKDNIDVAGMPTTAGCPDFAYTPSRSAFVVERLQAEGAILIGKTNLDQFATGLVGTRSPYGICSSVFSPDHVSGGSSSGSAVAVAAGLVSFSLGTDTAGSGRVPVAFNNIVGLKPSKGLISNRGLVPACRSLDCISIFAGTCADALAVLEVAGVYDPEDAFSRNAAQAGPWPDGFRFGLPMGKLEFFGDTQAEALFAQAVERLHALGGQQVYIDFTPFAQCAQLLYSGPWVAERLAAIDDFANTKPESLHEVVRGIILGAKDISAADGFKGFYRLAELIRQAETQWARMDVMLLPTTGTTYRIDEVLADPIRLNSNLGAYTNFVNLMDLSAIAIPAGFRPNGLPFGITIMGRAFQDDAIAALADRLHRALPSASLGGTGIALDSTPPVVAAANEKIALAVVGAHLAGQPLHHQLVERKARLRAVTRTAAGYSLYALADTQPAKPGLVFDGLGAGAIEVEIYEMDAAAFGSFVAQIPAPLGIGTLTLADGTLVKGFLCEGHATRGATDITAFGGWRGWLAR; from the coding sequence ATGTTCTCGCTCGACATCGACCATCTGAAAAACGCCTATGCCAGCGGCAGCCTTACCCCGGCCCAGGTACTGGATCAGGTCTATGACCGCATCGCCTCCATGGGCGAGCGCCCGGTGTGGATCAGCCTGATCCCCAAGGATCAGGCCCTGGCACAGTTGCAACAAGCCCCCAAGGGCCGGCTGTGGGGTATCCCCTTCGCCGTCAAGGACAACATCGATGTGGCCGGCATGCCCACCACCGCCGGCTGCCCCGATTTCGCCTATACTCCCAGCCGCTCGGCCTTCGTCGTCGAACGCTTGCAGGCCGAGGGCGCCATCTTGATCGGCAAGACCAATCTGGACCAGTTCGCCACCGGTCTGGTCGGCACCCGCTCGCCCTACGGCATCTGTTCGTCGGTGTTTTCGCCCGATCATGTGTCGGGGGGCTCGTCGTCGGGATCGGCGGTGGCCGTCGCCGCCGGGCTGGTGTCGTTTTCACTGGGCACCGACACCGCCGGCTCGGGCCGGGTGCCGGTGGCCTTCAACAACATCGTCGGACTGAAACCCAGCAAGGGGTTGATCAGCAATCGCGGGTTGGTACCGGCCTGCCGCAGCCTGGATTGCATTTCCATCTTCGCGGGAACCTGCGCCGATGCCCTGGCGGTGCTGGAGGTGGCCGGCGTCTATGACCCGGAAGATGCTTTTTCGCGCAATGCCGCGCAAGCCGGCCCTTGGCCCGACGGTTTCCGCTTCGGCTTGCCCATGGGCAAGCTGGAATTCTTCGGCGATACCCAGGCCGAAGCCCTGTTCGCGCAAGCGGTGGAGCGGCTGCACGCCTTGGGTGGGCAACAGGTCTATATCGACTTCACCCCCTTTGCCCAATGCGCCCAGTTGCTGTATTCGGGGCCGTGGGTGGCGGAACGTCTGGCCGCCATCGACGATTTCGCCAACACCAAACCCGAGTCCCTGCACGAGGTGGTGCGCGGCATCATCCTGGGGGCGAAAGACATCTCTGCCGCCGACGGCTTCAAAGGCTTTTACCGGTTGGCCGAGCTGATCCGCCAAGCGGAAACCCAATGGGCCAGGATGGACGTCATGCTGCTGCCCACCACCGGCACCACCTATCGCATCGACGAGGTGCTGGCCGATCCGATCCGGCTCAACAGCAATCTCGGTGCCTATACCAATTTCGTCAATCTGATGGATTTGTCGGCCATCGCCATCCCTGCCGGCTTTCGTCCCAACGGCCTGCCCTTCGGCATCACCATCATGGGCCGGGCCTTTCAGGATGACGCCATCGCCGCCCTGGCCGACCGCCTGCACCGCGCCCTGCCCAGTGCCAGCCTGGGCGGCACCGGCATCGCCCTGGACAGCACGCCGCCGGTTGTCGCCGCCGCCAATGAAAAAATCGCCCTGGCGGTGGTCGGCGCCCATCTGGCCGGCCAGCCCTTGCATCATCAATTGGTCGAACGCAAGGCGCGGCTGCGAGCGGTCACCCGCACCGCCGCCGGCTACAGCCTTTATGCCCTGGCCGACACCCAGCCGGCCAAGCCCGGTCTGGTGTTCGACGGCCTGGGGGCGGGCGCCATCGAGGTGGAAATCTACGAGATGGACGCCGCAGCCTTCGGCAGCTTCGTCGCCCAAATCCCCGCCCCCTTGGGCATCGGCACCCTGACCCTGGCCGACGGCACCTTGGTCAAGGGCTTCCTCTGCGAAGGCCACGCCACAAGGGGCGCCACCGACATCACGGCGTTTGGCGGCTGGCGGGGGTGGTTGGCGCGTTAG
- the uca gene encoding urea carboxylase, whose translation MFTKVLIANRGAIACRIIRTLNKMGIASVAVYSEADRHSLHVSMADEAYCIGPAPAAQSYLRADSILDVARRSGAQAIHPGYGFLSENPDFAEECARAGIVFIGPWPEHMRAFGLKHTARDLAKKAKVPLAPGSGLLNDVAHAKAEAKRIGYPVMLKSTAGGGGIGLSLCRGEAELEPLFERVQRLARNNFKDPGLFLEKYVERGRHIEVQIFGDGKGNVVALGERDCSAQRRNQKVVEETPAPGISPHLRHQLCETAVKLGQAVGYANAGTVEFLYDTDADEFHFLEVNTRLQVEHGVTEQVTGIDLVEWMVRQAAGEPLPLADHAERARGASIQVRLYAEDPARDFRPSSGLLTQVHWSADARVETWVEAGLEISPYYDPMIAKIIVTGTDRADALGKMQAVLAQTRINGIETNLDYLRALVASPAFVEGSVTTRTLESFIHHARSVEVLAVGTQASIQDYPGRTGYWDVGVPPSGPMDHLSMRLANHALGNSAGTAALELTMSGPTLKFNTDTKICLMGAEMAAALDGQPVVYGTPVTVAAGQVLRLGTVSGAGCRAYLAVEGGFDVPDYLGSKSTFTLGKFGGHGGRALMTGDVLHLGQPHAAAQPRPVPDALMPVLGHEWEIGVLYGPHGAPDFLTDDDIEQFFAAPWEVHYNSNRTGVRLIGPKPKWARKDGGEAGLHPSNIHDNAYAIGAIDFTGDMPVILGPDGPSLGGFVCPATIVQAELWKLGQVRPGDRVRFIRLTPAQAALLEAKQEAEIETFAPVDTDSLAQPGGSGPDDAVVGDIPAQGERPRVVYRRAGDKYLLVEYGPLVLDLELRFRVHALMAALRALAPAGIIDMTPGIRSLQLHYDSRVLCLHELLALLMKAEDSLPNNDAMEVPARIVHLPLSWDDEATQEAIRKYMQSVRADAPWCPSNIEFIRRINGLDSIDAVKRIVFDASYLVLGLGDVYLGAPVATPMDPRHRLVTTKYNPARTWTPENAVGIGGAYMCVYGMEGPGGYQFVGRTCQVWNTHKETAEFQPGKPWLLRFFDQIRFVEVSAQELLEFRDAFPRGKARLKIEETTFKLADYRKFLADNDASIKSFKSRQQHSFDEERARWEASGQIGYGADMPEAVDDDSDQAVPAGSVAACAPVPGSVWKIAVQPGQRVEAGDTLIVVESMKMEIPLLAPAAGIVAELRCAEGRAVALGQILAVITEEAA comes from the coding sequence ATGTTCACCAAGGTCCTGATCGCCAATCGCGGCGCCATCGCGTGCCGCATCATCCGCACGCTCAACAAGATGGGCATTGCCAGCGTCGCCGTTTATTCCGAGGCCGACCGCCACTCGCTACACGTTTCCATGGCCGACGAGGCTTATTGCATCGGCCCGGCCCCGGCAGCGCAAAGCTATCTGCGGGCTGATTCCATCTTGGACGTCGCCCGCCGATCGGGCGCCCAGGCCATCCATCCCGGCTACGGCTTCTTGTCGGAAAACCCTGATTTCGCCGAAGAATGCGCCCGTGCCGGCATCGTCTTCATCGGCCCGTGGCCCGAGCACATGCGCGCCTTCGGCTTGAAGCACACCGCCCGCGATCTGGCGAAAAAGGCCAAAGTGCCGCTGGCCCCCGGATCGGGATTGCTGAACGATGTCGCTCACGCCAAGGCCGAGGCCAAGCGCATCGGCTATCCGGTGATGCTGAAAAGCACTGCCGGCGGCGGCGGCATCGGTCTGTCGCTGTGCCGCGGCGAAGCCGAGCTCGAGCCGTTGTTCGAGCGGGTGCAGCGGCTGGCCCGCAACAATTTCAAGGATCCCGGCCTGTTCCTGGAAAAATACGTGGAACGCGGTCGCCACATCGAGGTGCAAATTTTCGGCGACGGCAAGGGCAACGTGGTGGCCCTGGGCGAACGCGATTGTTCGGCCCAGCGCCGTAATCAGAAGGTGGTCGAGGAAACCCCGGCGCCGGGCATCAGCCCGCACTTGCGGCACCAATTATGTGAAACCGCCGTCAAACTGGGCCAAGCGGTGGGCTACGCCAATGCCGGCACGGTGGAGTTCCTTTACGACACCGATGCGGACGAATTCCACTTCCTCGAGGTCAACACCCGCCTGCAAGTGGAACACGGGGTGACCGAGCAGGTCACCGGCATCGATCTGGTGGAATGGATGGTGCGCCAGGCGGCGGGCGAGCCCCTGCCCCTGGCCGATCACGCCGAGCGGGCGCGCGGTGCCTCGATCCAGGTGCGTCTTTATGCCGAAGACCCGGCCCGCGACTTCCGTCCCTCTTCCGGCCTGCTGACCCAGGTGCATTGGTCCGCTGACGCCCGCGTCGAAACCTGGGTGGAAGCGGGGCTTGAAATCTCGCCCTATTACGATCCGATGATCGCCAAGATCATCGTCACCGGCACCGACCGCGCCGACGCCTTGGGCAAGATGCAGGCAGTGCTGGCCCAAACCCGCATCAATGGCATCGAGACCAATCTGGATTATTTGCGCGCCCTGGTGGCCAGCCCGGCTTTCGTCGAGGGCAGCGTGACCACCCGCACGCTGGAAAGCTTCATCCACCACGCCCGCTCGGTCGAGGTACTGGCGGTGGGCACCCAGGCGAGCATCCAGGATTATCCCGGCCGCACCGGCTATTGGGACGTGGGGGTGCCGCCATCGGGGCCGATGGATCACCTGTCCATGCGTCTGGCCAACCATGCTCTTGGCAATTCCGCCGGCACCGCCGCGCTGGAACTGACCATGTCGGGCCCGACGCTCAAATTCAACACCGACACCAAAATCTGCCTGATGGGGGCGGAAATGGCCGCCGCCTTGGATGGCCAGCCGGTTGTCTACGGCACCCCGGTCACCGTCGCCGCCGGTCAGGTGCTGCGCCTGGGCACGGTCAGCGGCGCCGGTTGCCGCGCCTATCTGGCGGTGGAGGGCGGCTTCGACGTGCCCGATTACCTGGGCAGCAAATCCACCTTCACCTTGGGCAAGTTCGGCGGCCATGGCGGACGCGCCCTGATGACGGGCGACGTGCTGCATCTGGGTCAGCCCCACGCCGCCGCCCAGCCCCGCCCCGTGCCCGATGCGCTGATGCCGGTGCTGGGTCACGAGTGGGAAATCGGCGTGCTGTATGGCCCGCACGGGGCGCCGGATTTCTTGACCGATGACGACATCGAGCAGTTTTTCGCCGCCCCTTGGGAGGTGCATTACAATTCCAACCGCACCGGCGTGCGCCTGATCGGCCCCAAGCCCAAATGGGCGCGCAAAGATGGCGGCGAGGCCGGCCTGCATCCCAGCAACATCCATGACAACGCCTATGCCATCGGCGCCATCGACTTCACCGGCGACATGCCGGTGATCCTGGGTCCCGACGGCCCATCCTTGGGCGGTTTCGTCTGCCCGGCCACCATCGTGCAGGCCGAATTGTGGAAGCTGGGGCAAGTGCGCCCCGGCGATCGCGTGCGCTTCATCCGCCTGACCCCGGCCCAGGCCGCCTTGCTGGAAGCCAAGCAGGAAGCGGAAATCGAAACCTTCGCCCCGGTGGACACGGACAGTCTGGCCCAGCCCGGCGGCAGCGGCCCCGACGATGCGGTGGTGGGCGACATCCCGGCCCAGGGCGAGCGCCCGCGCGTGGTCTATCGCCGCGCCGGCGACAAATACCTGTTGGTGGAATACGGCCCGCTGGTGCTGGACCTGGAACTCAGGTTCCGCGTCCATGCGCTGATGGCGGCGTTGCGGGCCTTGGCCCCCGCCGGCATCATCGACATGACCCCGGGTATCCGCTCGCTGCAACTGCATTACGACAGCCGGGTACTGTGCCTGCATGAATTGCTGGCCTTGCTGATGAAGGCGGAAGACAGCCTGCCCAACAACGATGCCATGGAGGTGCCGGCCCGCATCGTCCATCTGCCGTTGTCGTGGGACGACGAAGCCACCCAAGAGGCCATCCGCAAATACATGCAATCGGTGCGCGCCGACGCGCCGTGGTGCCCCAGTAATATCGAGTTCATCCGCCGCATCAACGGCCTGGACAGTATCGATGCGGTCAAGCGCATCGTCTTCGATGCCTCCTATCTGGTGTTGGGCCTGGGCGACGTTTATCTGGGCGCGCCGGTCGCCACCCCCATGGACCCGCGCCACCGTCTGGTCACCACCAAATACAATCCGGCGCGGACCTGGACGCCGGAAAACGCCGTGGGCATCGGCGGCGCCTATATGTGCGTCTATGGCATGGAGGGGCCGGGCGGCTATCAGTTCGTCGGGCGCACCTGTCAGGTGTGGAACACCCACAAGGAAACGGCGGAATTCCAGCCGGGCAAGCCGTGGCTGTTGCGCTTCTTCGACCAGATCCGCTTCGTCGAGGTCTCGGCCCAGGAGTTATTGGAATTCCGCGACGCCTTCCCGCGCGGCAAGGCCCGTCTGAAGATCGAGGAAACCACCTTTAAACTGGCAGATTACCGCAAGTTCCTGGCCGATAACGACGCCTCGATCAAATCCTTCAAATCCCGCCAACAGCACTCCTTCGACGAGGAGCGCGCCCGCTGGGAGGCCTCGGGCCAGATCGGCTATGGCGCCGATATGCCGGAAGCCGTCGACGACGACAGCGATCAGGCGGTGCCGGCGGGCAGCGTCGCCGCCTGTGCCCCGGTGCCGGGCAGCGTGTGGAAAATCGCCGTCCAACCGGGCCAACGGGTCGAGGCCGGCGACACCTTGATCGTGGTGGAAAGCATGAAAATGGAAATCCCCCTGCTCGCCCCCGCTGCCGGCATCGTGGCGGAATTGCGTTGCGCCGAGGGCCGCGCCGTCGCCCTGGGACAAATCCTGGCCGTCATCACCGAGGAGGCCGCCTGA
- a CDS encoding urea amidolyase associated protein UAAP2 has product MLKESELAAATAIYSATVPAGDYWLHEVKKGQTLRIVDVDGNQAADTLFYNARDPHERYCATSTIGDQGKVYLGVGSRLISQDGNVMAVITADLVGRHDTLGGACATESNTVRYALEKKTMHACRDSYVLALAEHDHWGLSKRDIGHNINFFMNVPITPEGGLSFADGVSGPGKYVEMVAEMDLLVLISNCPQLNNPCNAYNPTPIDVLIWEAQ; this is encoded by the coding sequence ATGCTGAAGGAAAGCGAACTGGCCGCCGCCACGGCCATCTACAGCGCCACCGTGCCCGCCGGGGATTACTGGCTGCACGAGGTGAAGAAGGGCCAGACCCTGCGCATCGTCGATGTCGACGGCAATCAGGCCGCCGATACCTTGTTCTATAACGCCCGTGACCCGCACGAACGCTATTGCGCCACCAGCACCATCGGCGACCAGGGCAAGGTCTATCTGGGGGTGGGCTCGCGCCTGATCAGCCAGGACGGCAACGTCATGGCGGTGATCACCGCCGATCTCGTCGGCCGCCACGACACGCTAGGCGGCGCCTGCGCCACCGAAAGCAACACCGTGCGCTATGCGTTGGAAAAAAAGACCATGCATGCCTGCCGCGATTCCTATGTGCTCGCCCTGGCCGAGCATGATCATTGGGGCCTCTCCAAGCGCGACATCGGCCACAACATCAACTTCTTCATGAACGTGCCCATCACCCCCGAGGGCGGCCTGAGCTTCGCCGACGGCGTGTCGGGGCCGGGCAAGTATGTGGAGATGGTGGCCGAAATGGATTTGCTGGTGCTGATCTCCAACTGTCCGCAGCTCAACAACCCGTGCAACGCCTATAACCCGACCCCCATCGACGTGCTGATCTGGGAGGCTCAGTGA
- a CDS encoding urea amidolyase associated protein UAAP1 — MSELLYQDTLPGGKHWSFTAKRGTSLRLIDAEGGANTGMLFYNPANLLERYNAPDTLKCQHTFKLTRGHCLYSDMGRIFASITEDSVGWHDTIGGNTTKDMVAKRWGVKTYQACRNDWFLNGHDSFLVEGGKYGLGRRDLAANLNLFSKVAVTEDGTMVFDPANSPAGSVVTLRFEMDTLVLLHTCPHPMNPSPDYPKKPVTYQLLRTPPVAQDDYCLNHSPANRRGFENNRLYTLIG; from the coding sequence ATGAGCGAGCTTTTGTACCAAGACACCCTGCCCGGCGGCAAACACTGGTCCTTCACCGCCAAGCGCGGCACCAGCCTGCGCCTGATCGATGCCGAGGGCGGCGCCAATACGGGCATGCTGTTCTACAACCCGGCCAATCTTCTGGAGCGCTACAACGCCCCCGACACGCTGAAATGCCAGCACACCTTCAAGCTGACCCGTGGGCATTGCCTGTATTCGGACATGGGCCGCATCTTCGCCTCGATCACCGAGGACAGCGTCGGCTGGCACGACACCATCGGCGGCAATACCACCAAGGACATGGTGGCCAAACGCTGGGGGGTGAAGACCTATCAGGCCTGCCGCAACGACTGGTTCCTGAACGGTCATGACAGCTTTTTGGTGGAGGGCGGCAAATACGGCCTGGGGCGGCGCGATCTGGCCGCCAACCTCAACCTATTCTCGAAAGTCGCGGTGACCGAGGACGGCACCATGGTATTCGACCCCGCCAATTCGCCCGCCGGCTCGGTGGTCACGCTGCGTTTCGAGATGGATACGCTGGTGTTGCTGCACACCTGCCCGCACCCGATGAATCCCAGCCCCGATTATCCGAAAAAACCGGTGACCTATCAGCTTTTGCGGACCCCCCCGGTCGCCCAGGACGATTACTGCCTGAACCACTCGCCGGCCAACCGCCGCGGATTCGAGAACAATCGTCTTTACACCCTGATCGGCTAG
- a CDS encoding ABC transporter ATP-binding protein: MSRVSIDNLWMEYGDQVVLERICLDIPSGEFCAMVGPSGCGKTTLLRLLLSMEQPTRGSIRIDGQPLAAEPGPDRGVVFQRYSAYAHLTVQENVVLGLEFARAPLFGKLWGAKKRQALDEVRHVIDAVGLDQARDKYPGELSGGMQQRLSIAQALVRKPRILLMDEPFGALDPGTKAQMHDLVRALWRAERMTVFMVTHDIKEGFGLSTRVLAFDKVRHDPDAPQAYGATITLNLPLDDKPERAEIVRP; the protein is encoded by the coding sequence ATGAGCCGGGTCAGCATCGACAATCTGTGGATGGAATACGGCGATCAGGTGGTGCTGGAACGCATCTGCCTGGATATCCCGTCGGGTGAATTCTGCGCCATGGTCGGGCCGTCGGGCTGCGGCAAGACCACGCTGTTGCGCCTGTTGCTGTCCATGGAACAACCGACCCGGGGCAGCATCCGCATCGACGGCCAGCCCTTGGCCGCCGAACCCGGTCCCGATCGCGGCGTGGTGTTCCAGCGTTATTCCGCCTATGCCCATCTGACCGTGCAGGAAAACGTGGTGTTGGGGCTGGAATTCGCCCGCGCGCCCCTGTTCGGCAAGCTGTGGGGGGCGAAAAAGCGCCAGGCCCTGGACGAGGTGCGCCACGTCATCGACGCCGTCGGCCTGGATCAGGCCCGCGACAAATATCCGGGTGAATTGTCGGGCGGCATGCAGCAACGCCTGTCCATCGCCCAGGCGCTGGTCAGAAAGCCGCGTATCTTGCTGATGGACGAACCCTTCGGCGCGCTCGACCCCGGCACCAAGGCGCAGATGCACGATCTGGTCCGCGCCCTGTGGCGGGCGGAACGGATGACGGTGTTCATGGTCACCCACGACATCAAGGAGGGCTTTGGCCTGTCCACCCGGGTGCTGGCCTTCGACAAGGTGCGCCACGACCCCGACGCACCCCAGGCCTATGGCGCCACCATCACCTTGAACCTGCCGTTGGACGACAAGCCCGAACGGGCCGAGATCGTCCGACCTTAA
- a CDS encoding ABC transporter permease has product MGRRIINRRPGKGSALFWGALPFLAVLVLYVVFSALRLAENPGDKLLPALSTIADTIHRLAFTADARSGNVLLWADTASSLTRLGLGLLLSTALGLILGIGTGLIPYVRAGLSPFIAVLSLIPPMAILPILFIVFGLDELSKVVLIVIGIAPFLIRDLALRVEAIPAELVIKAQTLGASTWQIITRLVLPNVWPKLLDAVRLSLGPAWLFLISAEAIAAQDGLGYRIFLVRRYLAMDVILPYVAWITLLAFCMDWALRTMNRRLCPWLARGAS; this is encoded by the coding sequence ATGGGCCGCCGGATCATCAACCGGCGCCCCGGCAAAGGGAGCGCCCTGTTCTGGGGGGCGCTCCCCTTCCTGGCGGTGTTGGTGCTTTATGTCGTCTTCTCGGCCCTGCGTCTGGCCGAGAATCCCGGTGACAAGCTGTTGCCGGCCCTGTCCACCATCGCCGACACCATCCACCGCCTGGCCTTCACCGCCGATGCCCGCAGCGGCAACGTGCTTTTATGGGCCGACACCGCTTCCAGCCTGACCCGGCTGGGCCTGGGGCTGTTGCTGTCCACCGCCCTGGGGCTGATCTTGGGCATCGGCACCGGCCTGATCCCCTATGTCCGCGCCGGCCTATCGCCCTTTATCGCCGTGCTGTCGCTGATCCCGCCCATGGCCATCCTGCCCATCTTGTTCATCGTCTTCGGTCTGGACGAATTGTCCAAGGTTGTCTTGATCGTCATCGGCATCGCGCCTTTCCTGATCCGCGATCTGGCGCTCAGGGTCGAGGCCATCCCGGCGGAACTGGTGATCAAGGCCCAGACCCTGGGGGCCAGCACCTGGCAGATCATCACCCGGCTGGTGCTGCCCAATGTGTGGCCCAAGCTTTTGGACGCGGTCCGGCTGTCCCTGGGGCCGGCGTGGCTGTTCCTGATCTCGGCGGAAGCCATCGCCGCCCAGGACGGCTTGGGCTATCGCATCTTCCTGGTGCGGCGCTATCTGGCCATGGACGTCATCCTGCCCTATGTGGCCTGGATCACCCTGCTGGCCTTTTGCATGGATTGGGCCTTGCGTACCATGAACCGCCGTCTGTGCCCGTGGCTGGCAAGGGGGGCGTCATGA
- a CDS encoding putative urea ABC transporter substrate-binding protein, with the protein MRSSLKRVLGLAVGAAAMVAATCSPGFAAEKKDFKVAWSIYAGWMPWGYAADSGLMKKWADKYGIKVEIVQINDYVESINQYTAGGFDGCVMTNMDALTIPAAGGVDSTALISGDFSNGNDGIVLKKGKSVADLKGQKINLVELSVSHYLLARALDSVKLKEKDVSVVNTSDADIVSVFTSSKDSTAVVTWNPQLAEVAAVKGATKVFDSAKIPGEIIDLMVVNSATLKDNPALGKALTGVWYEMMAKMEAGDTAMLEHMAKASGTDLAGYKAQLATTKMFYKPADAVAFATSAQLPKTMDMVRTFSFEHGLLGEGAKTKDAVGIAFPGGKTIGDAKNVKLRFDAEFMKLAADGKL; encoded by the coding sequence ATGCGTTCGTCCCTGAAACGAGTTTTGGGTCTGGCCGTCGGCGCCGCCGCCATGGTCGCCGCCACCTGTTCGCCCGGCTTTGCCGCCGAGAAAAAGGATTTCAAAGTCGCCTGGTCCATCTATGCCGGCTGGATGCCGTGGGGCTATGCCGCCGATTCCGGCCTGATGAAGAAATGGGCCGACAAATACGGCATCAAGGTCGAGATCGTGCAGATCAACGACTACGTGGAATCCATCAACCAATATACCGCCGGCGGTTTCGACGGCTGCGTCATGACCAATATGGACGCACTGACCATTCCGGCGGCGGGCGGGGTCGATTCGACCGCGCTGATCTCCGGCGACTTCTCCAACGGCAATGACGGCATCGTCCTGAAAAAGGGCAAAAGCGTCGCCGATCTCAAGGGCCAGAAGATCAATCTGGTCGAGCTTTCGGTCTCCCATTACCTGCTGGCCCGGGCGCTGGACAGCGTCAAGCTGAAGGAGAAAGACGTCAGCGTCGTCAACACCTCGGATGCCGACATCGTTTCCGTCTTCACCTCGTCCAAGGATTCCACCGCCGTCGTCACCTGGAACCCGCAACTGGCCGAAGTCGCTGCGGTCAAGGGCGCCACCAAGGTGTTCGACAGCGCCAAGATTCCGGGCGAGATCATCGACCTGATGGTGGTCAACTCGGCCACGCTCAAGGACAACCCGGCCTTGGGCAAGGCGCTCACCGGCGTGTGGTACGAGATGATGGCCAAGATGGAAGCCGGCGACACCGCCATGCTGGAACACATGGCCAAGGCCTCGGGCACCGATCTGGCCGGCTACAAGGCCCAGCTCGCCACCACCAAGATGTTCTACAAGCCCGCCGACGCGGTGGCCTTCGCCACCTCGGCGCAATTGCCCAAGACCATGGACATGGTCCGCACCTTCTCGTTCGAGCACGGCTTGCTGGGCGAGGGCGCCAAGACCAAGGACGCGGTCGGCATTGCCTTCCCCGGCGGCAAGACCATCGGCGACGCCAAGAACGTGAAGTTGCGCTTCGATGCCGAGTTCATGAAGCTGGCCGCCGACGGGAAGCTGTAA